The following proteins are encoded in a genomic region of bacterium:
- a CDS encoding methionine synthase has product SLDEMVHVASELERQQLTLPILIGGATTSRKHTAVKIAPRYSGPCIHVEDASRSVPVVNSLLSSTLKDTFVNETNEDYKRLQQEHLTRQQQRDYCTLEEARFNKLEIDWGCYTPPVPRKPGIHILNNVSLEIISEFIDWTPFFLTWNLKGSYPDIFESPKVGQEARKIHDDALAMLREIIVDRSLEARGVFGLFPANSIGHDDIELYTDESRSETCAVFHSLRQQTRKRSEQSNIALADFVAPKEEKIPDYIGAFAVTAGIGIETLLKKYEAEYDDYNAIMVKAIADRLAEAFAEYLHHLIRKDYWGYAPDEHLTPRQLVRERYQGIRPAAGYPACPDHTEKATLFKLLRCEDIGISLTENFAMYPAAAVSGLYFSHPRSHYFGLGKVSGRAYRLKR; this is encoded by the coding sequence CATCACTCGATGAAATGGTACATGTCGCCAGTGAGCTGGAGCGTCAACAGCTAACGCTCCCTATTCTGATAGGAGGCGCCACTACTTCACGAAAACATACTGCTGTAAAAATTGCTCCTCGCTACTCAGGCCCGTGTATTCATGTAGAAGATGCTTCTCGAAGTGTGCCCGTCGTAAACAGCCTTCTCTCCTCTACTTTAAAAGATACATTTGTTAACGAGACGAATGAAGACTATAAACGACTTCAGCAAGAGCACCTTACTCGGCAACAACAACGTGACTACTGCACTCTGGAAGAAGCACGTTTCAATAAACTCGAAATTGATTGGGGATGCTACACTCCACCTGTACCACGCAAGCCAGGGATTCATATCCTGAATAATGTTTCTCTAGAGATAATCAGCGAATTCATAGACTGGACACCATTTTTTCTTACTTGGAATCTAAAGGGCTCATATCCAGATATCTTTGAGTCCCCCAAAGTAGGTCAAGAGGCTCGAAAAATACACGATGATGCTCTAGCAATGCTTCGAGAGATTATTGTCGATCGGTCTCTTGAGGCTCGAGGAGTCTTTGGACTCTTTCCCGCAAATTCTATCGGCCATGATGATATTGAACTTTATACCGATGAAAGTCGTTCTGAGACTTGTGCGGTTTTTCACTCTCTTCGACAACAGACGAGGAAGCGCAGTGAGCAGAGTAATATTGCACTGGCTGACTTTGTTGCTCCCAAGGAGGAAAAGATTCCAGATTATATCGGTGCATTTGCGGTCACTGCAGGAATCGGCATTGAAACTCTCCTCAAAAAATATGAGGCAGAATATGACGACTATAATGCGATTATGGTGAAAGCGATTGCTGATCGACTGGCAGAGGCCTTTGCCGAGTATCTTCACCATCTCATTCGAAAAGACTACTGGGGGTATGCTCCAGATGAGCACCTAACACCACGTCAACTCGTCCGTGAGCGATATCAAGGAATTCGTCCTGCTGCCGGATATCCAGCATGTCCAGATCATACCGAGAAAGCGACTCTATTTAAACTTCTCAGGTGTGAGGACATCGGTATTTCCCTTACTGAGAACTTCGCAATGTATCCAGCTGCTGCCGTCTCTGGTCTCTACTTCTCCCATCCTCGCTCACACTACTTTGGGCTGGGCAAAGTCAGTGGAAGGGCATATCGATTGAAGAGATAG
- a CDS encoding O-antigen ligase domain-containing protein has protein sequence MTHTISFLALTGTLAAALIPIKLSLTYFAIIPGLLWYGYSERTNLKQALHRYPKTIIPALFFVFCILYSSLFGLDTGRSITKGLSLAGMFLLIPFYALLRERNYMRTILLALTIGFSIESLHTILESAFPNVLFSYPHGQVSEAGQLGIGLFVIIALCIGGEIKQRSSESIMKTLFTGLITFLLLIFLGLSNSLSLSPITTLCLFSLSSFLLIKHCYLLMRLRGTIHVEARLYAFLSEFVLPLVCAALVINMKRGPWIGVTIGLVLLLITIRPRYLLGIIPVIFALLLLQPIRTRLLNSLEHFLMVGGRGEIWQLGGELLVRYPLGIGFQNSRLIEQFSHDIPSNMNHFHSNLINIIVELGWLGIVSYLWWIGAILILSFSKKLPSEFRYLQLALGCGVLSWQIAGLFEYNFGDSEVFIVALIIIGTIIGGTPDKSGKVASAHST, from the coding sequence ATGACTCATACGATATCATTTCTTGCACTGACCGGTACTCTTGCTGCAGCACTAATACCCATCAAGTTGTCTCTGACATATTTTGCCATAATTCCTGGCCTACTGTGGTATGGCTACTCTGAGCGTACGAATCTCAAACAAGCACTTCATCGCTATCCAAAGACGATCATTCCTGCACTTTTTTTTGTCTTTTGCATCCTGTATTCCTCACTATTCGGACTCGATACAGGAAGAAGCATTACGAAGGGGCTTAGCCTTGCAGGGATGTTTCTATTGATTCCCTTCTATGCCCTCCTTCGCGAAAGAAATTATATGCGAACTATATTGCTGGCTCTTACCATTGGTTTTTCAATTGAATCTCTTCATACGATATTAGAATCAGCATTTCCAAACGTGCTCTTCTCTTATCCCCACGGTCAAGTTTCCGAAGCTGGGCAGCTTGGAATCGGTCTCTTTGTAATCATTGCCCTCTGTATTGGAGGAGAGATTAAGCAGAGAAGTTCAGAATCAATTATGAAGACGCTCTTTACGGGATTGATTACTTTTTTACTCCTTATCTTCCTGGGGCTCTCCAACTCGCTAAGCCTTTCGCCCATAACGACTCTCTGTCTCTTCTCTCTGTCGAGTTTCCTTCTGATTAAGCACTGCTATCTTCTCATGCGCCTACGAGGCACCATCCATGTTGAAGCTCGACTCTATGCCTTTCTGTCTGAATTTGTCCTTCCGCTCGTATGCGCCGCATTAGTAATCAATATGAAGCGCGGGCCCTGGATCGGTGTAACCATCGGTCTCGTTCTTCTTCTTATTACCATCAGACCCCGATACTTACTTGGCATCATCCCTGTTATTTTTGCATTGCTCCTCCTACAACCAATTCGAACTCGGCTCCTTAATTCACTGGAGCATTTTCTCATGGTAGGTGGTCGTGGTGAGATCTGGCAACTTGGAGGAGAACTATTGGTCCGGTATCCCTTGGGAATTGGATTTCAAAACTCTCGGCTTATAGAGCAGTTTTCACACGATATCCCCAGTAATATGAATCACTTTCACAGCAATCTCATTAACATTATCGTTGAACTCGGTTGGCTTGGAATTGTAAGTTACCTCTGGTGGATCGGAGCTATTCTTATTCTGTCGTTTTCGAAAAAGCTGCCATCAGAATTCCGCTATCTCCAGCTTGCCCTTGGTTGCGGAGTTTTATCATGGCAAATTGCCGGATTATTCGAATACAATTTTGGAGATAGTGAGGTATTTATTGTAGCTCTGATTATTATCGGAACCATCATTGGAGGCACTCCAGATAAATCAGGAAAAGTTGCCAGCGCTCATTCGACTTAA
- a CDS encoding ketoacyl-ACP synthase III: protein MLSILGMGFAHPKNEIYNSFIEELEIGTNEEWILDKIGIKRRLTTLPIKYIAETRNSDPRKGRAIADHNTTSLAVDAAKGAIQSAQISPEQIGLIICNTCTPEQVAPAESQRIAAELGIEAKAYDVISACPAFALHMSYLSNYEESALPDYVLCVSAAVLTQSVNYNDRSDSAIWGDGASAWIVSTKHPGKLRMLDSYFTADPTRCDAVVVDTFGHFHQDGRAVRDFSVRQTVRLIKRLEVEYDIDWEKDIFVGHQANRTMLAQITNNRKIPDSNHWFNVTEIGNQAGAGAPATLAANWEKICSGQKIVVAVVGAGLSWGSVLFEAV, encoded by the coding sequence ATGCTCTCAATTCTTGGTATGGGCTTCGCTCACCCGAAAAACGAAATCTACAATTCATTCATTGAAGAACTAGAGATTGGAACAAATGAGGAGTGGATACTCGATAAAATCGGTATTAAAAGACGTCTCACAACTCTTCCAATTAAGTATATTGCTGAGACACGCAATAGCGATCCTCGAAAGGGGAGAGCAATCGCAGATCATAATACGACGAGTCTTGCGGTTGATGCTGCGAAAGGGGCAATTCAATCAGCACAAATTTCTCCAGAGCAGATAGGGCTTATTATTTGTAATACGTGTACGCCTGAGCAGGTAGCTCCGGCGGAATCTCAAAGAATAGCAGCCGAGCTGGGGATTGAAGCTAAGGCGTATGATGTTATATCGGCTTGTCCTGCCTTTGCGTTGCATATGAGTTATTTATCGAATTACGAGGAGTCGGCTCTACCGGATTACGTTCTTTGTGTATCGGCTGCAGTCCTTACTCAGAGTGTGAATTATAATGATCGATCTGATAGCGCCATTTGGGGAGATGGGGCGTCTGCATGGATTGTATCTACCAAGCATCCTGGGAAGTTAAGAATGTTGGACAGTTATTTCACGGCAGATCCAACTCGTTGTGATGCGGTGGTTGTCGATACCTTCGGGCATTTTCATCAGGATGGTCGGGCAGTAAGAGATTTCTCAGTGCGACAGACCGTGAGACTCATAAAACGACTAGAGGTCGAGTATGATATTGACTGGGAGAAAGATATATTTGTGGGTCATCAAGCGAATCGTACGATGCTGGCACAGATTACGAATAATAGAAAAATCCCAGATTCAAATCATTGGTTCAATGTGACAGAGATTGGAAATCAAGCTGGAGCTGGAGCGCCGGCAACTCTTGCTGCGAATTGGGAGAAGATCTGTTCTGGACAAAAAATTGTAGTTGCAGTTGTAGGAGCAGGTTTAAGTTGGGGGTCGGTTCTGTTTGAAGCTGTTTAG
- a CDS encoding SURF1 family protein, whose amino-acid sequence MTKNRRFNFSWRITILGILCIFVTARLSYWQWERYLAKESLLSELDARLQLPAVPLETLLPIDPAKASQLLHRRVLVEGTFDFSHEFVKRNRRDDSDGPGVHVITPLQIDSSKEYVLVNRGYLPFSVKSGEARKQFQHPARASFEALVKISEVPRSFFSPKDKKPSRGSDSDWIDERYRVDIELLQNHLPYPLLPIHLETIRSTSSDIATKELVKNSETRNEIFYLGSDLNKVTSGGVNPEREYPVPAFSTVVPSATHLLYVYEWALISFGVLLLTIGLQLRKRTRK is encoded by the coding sequence ATGACCAAAAATCGACGCTTTAACTTCTCGTGGCGAATCACTATTTTGGGGATTCTCTGCATATTCGTGACCGCGCGGCTCTCATATTGGCAATGGGAGCGGTATTTGGCGAAAGAGTCCCTACTGAGCGAGCTTGACGCCCGTCTCCAGCTCCCTGCTGTTCCGCTCGAGACGCTCCTCCCCATTGACCCAGCAAAAGCCTCTCAGCTGCTCCATCGCCGAGTTCTTGTAGAAGGAACATTCGATTTCTCACATGAATTTGTAAAACGGAATCGAAGAGATGATTCAGATGGTCCAGGCGTTCATGTCATCACGCCACTACAAATTGATTCTTCTAAAGAATACGTACTGGTGAATCGTGGCTATCTGCCATTCTCTGTAAAGTCTGGAGAAGCGCGTAAACAGTTCCAGCATCCAGCACGAGCCTCATTTGAAGCACTCGTTAAGATCAGTGAGGTGCCACGATCTTTCTTCTCTCCGAAAGATAAAAAGCCCAGTCGCGGCTCAGATTCCGATTGGATTGATGAGCGATACCGTGTTGATATTGAGTTACTCCAGAATCATCTCCCCTATCCTCTTCTCCCTATTCACCTAGAAACTATTCGGTCAACGTCCTCCGATATCGCTACAAAAGAATTAGTGAAGAACTCAGAGACTCGAAATGAGATTTTTTATCTAGGAAGCGATCTCAATAAGGTAACCTCCGGTGGAGTAAATCCTGAGAGAGAGTACCCCGTACCAGCCTTTAGCACTGTTGTACCGTCGGCTACTCACCTCTTATATGTCTATGAATGGGCGCTCATTTCGTTTGGCGTACTCCTGCTTACTATCGGATTGCAACTAAGAAAACGCACTCGCAAGTGA
- a CDS encoding ribonucleotide-diphosphate reductase subunit beta: MLNFDDANGSGDETTGNDESAGSEQRFIASQKRLINNSKVDVNQLMPLKYKWAWEHYLNGCANNWLPTEVPMSKDIDLWKSDKLTEDERRVIMRNLGFFSTAESLVGNNIILAIFKHVTNAECRQYLLRQAFEEAVHTHTFHYIVESLSLDQGEVFNMYNEVNSIHGKDKFEMELTADVCRDDFSTETTEGVQKFLENLVGFYVVMEGIFFYSGFVMMLSFLRQNRMTGVGEQFQYILRDETIHLNFGIDLINSIKAENPEAWTPDFQDHIVDIIRQAVELEYQYAVDCLPRGILGLSAPMFREYVQHIADRRLERIGLPTQYGSKNPFPWMSETIDLGKEKNFFETRVTEYQGAGSLSW, translated from the coding sequence ATGTTGAACTTTGATGATGCAAATGGCAGTGGGGATGAGACAACAGGAAATGATGAATCTGCTGGCTCAGAGCAGCGATTTATTGCCTCACAAAAACGACTCATCAATAACAGTAAGGTTGATGTAAATCAGCTGATGCCTCTCAAGTATAAGTGGGCATGGGAGCACTATCTCAATGGATGTGCAAATAACTGGCTGCCAACAGAAGTGCCGATGTCAAAAGATATCGACTTATGGAAGTCAGATAAGCTGACAGAGGATGAGCGGCGAGTAATCATGAGAAATCTTGGGTTCTTTAGTACAGCAGAGAGCCTTGTAGGAAATAACATCATTCTTGCGATTTTTAAGCATGTAACGAACGCAGAATGTCGTCAGTATTTGCTACGACAAGCATTCGAAGAAGCTGTTCATACACATACCTTCCACTACATTGTTGAATCTCTCTCTCTCGATCAGGGCGAGGTCTTCAATATGTACAATGAAGTCAACTCTATTCACGGGAAAGATAAGTTTGAGATGGAGCTCACGGCTGATGTCTGCCGCGATGACTTCTCAACAGAAACAACAGAAGGAGTTCAAAAATTTCTTGAGAACCTCGTAGGGTTCTATGTTGTAATGGAAGGGATCTTCTTTTACAGCGGTTTTGTAATGATGTTATCGTTCCTTCGCCAAAATCGGATGACTGGAGTCGGAGAGCAGTTCCAGTACATCTTGCGAGATGAGACAATACACCTGAACTTCGGCATAGACTTGATTAATAGTATCAAGGCAGAGAATCCAGAGGCATGGACTCCAGATTTTCAAGATCATATCGTTGATATCATAAGACAAGCAGTTGAGCTTGAATATCAGTACGCGGTTGATTGCTTGCCTCGGGGTATTTTAGGGCTTAGTGCTCCAATGTTCCGCGAATATGTACAGCATATAGCAGATAGAAGATTGGAGAGAATCGGGCTACCTACGCAATACGGCTCTAAGAATCCATTCCCATGGATGAGCGAAACAATTGACCTCGGAAAAGAAAAGAACTTCTTTGAAACTCGAGTAACAGAATATCAGGGAGCTGGATCGTTGTCTTGGTAA
- a CDS encoding ribonucleoside-diphosphate reductase subunit alpha, whose protein sequence is MIVSHQTGSSSPQSPDECTVVKRDGMLVPFRRDRIRRAIELAFRATRDIPESEPLPKDIYKAVQATAEKVTEECFQAAQRGACLTVEGIQDTVERMLLDEGHYEVGRKYIAYRDDRRLRREDSPRSLKIYRRDGSTLVRFNPLKIASAVEKAFRATYKIEGPTPQEVIDAVNLLTSRVVKGAVEACRNGEALHIELVQDEIERQMMAEGYFQVAKDFIIYRTSRAIAREQERSGRIPTAAAATEHQGGVPSAETSQVELAITDPGKIFTVTAKDGGSFELSEGELRRRIAYACRGLEQVVDPETILEDSLNNFYEGVKIEEVDFSNIMAAKARIEKEPSYSNVAARLLLDVMYRATLGVDAHSPELEATHRSYFKTYLKKAIELERIDPRLMEFDLDAISSALQLDRDQQFAYLGLQTLYDRYLIHHEGHRLETPQIFWMRVAMGLSINEGEEKEARAIEFYNVLSKFLFISSTPTLFNAGTLHPQLSSCYLSTVMDDLKHIFKVVADDAQLSKWAGGLGNDWTNVRATGSWIKGTNGTSQGVIPFLKVANDTAVAVNQGGKRKGAMCAYLETWHLDIEDFLELRKNTGDERRRTHDMNTANWIPDLFMKRVTENGTWTLFSPSDVPDLHDLYGKAFNERYEQYERMTETGELKLFKRIEAVTLWRKMLSMLFETGHPWITFKDPSNIRSPQDHTGVVHSSNLCTEILLNTSADETAVCNLGSVNIHAHLTAGAIDLELLSGTVRTAMRMLDNVIDINFYPTEEARRANLRHRPVGLGLMGFQDALYELGVSYASQEAVRFADESMEAVSYYAILASTELAAERGHYETFDGSKWSRGILPIDSLDLLAEERGGDALDVDRSAKLDWSIVRDAVKRNGMRNSNTMAIAPTATISNITGVTQSIEPSYKHLFVKSNLSGEFTISNIHLVKQLKQLGMWDEEMIDDLKYFDGSILEIERIPDEVKQIFLTAFEIEPEWIIECASRRQKWIDMGQSLNLYLAEPSGKKLNDMYTMAWKKGLKTTYYLRSLGATQIEKSTMDINRRGLQPRWMKNKSASSEIKVDRTEDKGAADKPSSPAMPKEVCNLDGDCESCQ, encoded by the coding sequence ATGATCGTTTCGCATCAAACTGGCAGTTCATCACCTCAGTCACCAGATGAATGTACCGTAGTAAAGAGAGACGGAATGCTCGTGCCGTTTCGTCGAGATAGAATCAGAAGAGCCATAGAGCTCGCATTTCGAGCAACCCGTGACATTCCAGAAAGTGAGCCGCTGCCGAAAGACATTTACAAAGCAGTCCAAGCAACAGCAGAAAAGGTAACAGAGGAGTGCTTTCAAGCAGCACAACGGGGCGCATGTCTTACCGTGGAGGGAATTCAAGATACGGTAGAGCGGATGCTTTTAGATGAAGGACATTATGAAGTCGGAAGGAAGTATATAGCGTACCGAGATGACAGAAGGCTACGCCGTGAAGACTCCCCTCGCAGTCTAAAGATTTATCGACGAGACGGGAGCACGCTCGTTCGCTTCAATCCCCTGAAAATTGCTTCAGCAGTAGAGAAGGCATTCCGAGCAACATACAAGATTGAAGGACCTACCCCGCAGGAAGTTATTGATGCAGTAAACTTGCTGACCTCAAGAGTCGTGAAAGGAGCGGTTGAGGCTTGTCGTAATGGGGAGGCGCTGCACATAGAACTCGTTCAAGACGAGATCGAGCGGCAGATGATGGCAGAAGGGTATTTTCAGGTCGCTAAGGACTTCATCATCTACCGTACATCAAGAGCGATTGCTCGTGAACAAGAGCGAAGTGGAAGAATTCCTACTGCAGCTGCCGCTACTGAGCATCAGGGAGGGGTTCCAAGTGCTGAAACCTCTCAGGTAGAGCTCGCTATAACAGACCCAGGAAAGATTTTTACCGTAACAGCAAAAGACGGAGGTTCCTTTGAGCTGAGTGAAGGAGAATTGCGCCGTCGAATTGCATACGCATGTAGAGGGCTAGAGCAAGTAGTTGATCCAGAGACTATTTTGGAGGACTCGCTCAATAATTTCTATGAGGGAGTAAAGATTGAGGAAGTCGATTTCTCTAATATCATGGCGGCAAAGGCGCGTATTGAGAAAGAGCCAAGTTACTCAAATGTTGCAGCGCGTCTCTTATTGGATGTGATGTATCGCGCCACACTAGGAGTCGATGCACATAGCCCAGAACTCGAGGCAACGCATCGCTCGTATTTTAAAACCTATCTCAAGAAGGCTATAGAGCTTGAACGAATCGATCCTCGATTAATGGAGTTCGATCTTGATGCTATTTCATCGGCTCTACAGCTCGATAGGGATCAGCAGTTTGCATATCTGGGGCTGCAAACCTTGTATGACCGTTATCTTATTCACCACGAGGGACATAGACTTGAAACGCCGCAGATTTTCTGGATGCGGGTGGCAATGGGTCTTTCTATCAACGAGGGTGAAGAGAAAGAGGCAAGAGCAATAGAGTTCTACAATGTTCTTTCAAAGTTTCTCTTCATATCCAGCACACCAACGTTGTTCAATGCTGGAACACTCCATCCACAGCTGAGCTCATGCTATCTCTCAACGGTTATGGATGATCTTAAGCATATCTTCAAGGTGGTAGCAGATGATGCGCAGCTCTCGAAGTGGGCTGGTGGGCTTGGCAATGATTGGACAAACGTCCGTGCCACAGGCTCATGGATTAAGGGCACGAATGGAACGAGTCAGGGAGTGATCCCCTTCTTGAAGGTGGCAAACGATACGGCAGTAGCAGTAAATCAGGGCGGTAAGCGTAAGGGTGCGATGTGTGCCTATCTTGAGACGTGGCACCTGGATATCGAGGATTTTCTCGAGTTGAGGAAGAACACTGGAGATGAGCGTCGACGAACTCACGACATGAATACAGCAAACTGGATACCTGATTTGTTCATGAAGCGTGTAACTGAGAATGGAACATGGACGCTCTTTAGCCCGAGCGACGTTCCCGATCTGCATGACCTCTATGGGAAAGCGTTTAATGAGCGTTACGAGCAGTACGAGCGGATGACAGAAACTGGAGAGTTGAAGCTTTTTAAGCGCATAGAGGCTGTGACGCTATGGCGAAAGATGCTGAGTATGCTCTTTGAAACAGGACATCCTTGGATAACATTTAAAGATCCATCGAATATTCGTTCTCCACAAGATCATACTGGAGTGGTTCATAGCTCCAATCTCTGCACAGAGATCTTACTCAATACATCAGCCGACGAAACAGCGGTGTGTAATCTTGGTTCGGTAAACATTCATGCGCACTTAACAGCTGGAGCGATAGATCTAGAGCTTCTCAGCGGAACCGTGCGAACGGCAATGCGGATGCTTGATAACGTAATCGATATCAACTTCTATCCGACAGAGGAGGCTCGGCGTGCCAACTTAAGGCATCGTCCGGTTGGACTTGGCTTGATGGGGTTTCAAGATGCGCTGTACGAGCTTGGTGTCAGTTATGCAAGTCAAGAGGCCGTACGGTTTGCTGATGAGAGCATGGAGGCAGTCTCGTACTACGCTATCTTGGCATCTACTGAGCTTGCAGCCGAGCGTGGACACTATGAAACCTTCGATGGGTCAAAATGGAGCAGAGGGATACTGCCGATCGACTCGCTTGATCTGTTAGCAGAAGAGCGTGGTGGAGATGCCCTTGATGTGGATCGGAGCGCGAAGCTTGACTGGAGTATCGTAAGAGATGCTGTAAAGCGTAATGGCATGAGGAATAGCAACACGATGGCGATAGCGCCAACAGCTACGATCTCTAATATTACGGGTGTTACACAATCAATTGAGCCTTCATACAAGCATCTCTTTGTGAAATCCAATCTCTCGGGAGAATTTACGATTAGTAACATTCACCTCGTCAAGCAGCTCAAGCAGCTTGGAATGTGGGATGAGGAAATGATCGATGATCTGAAATATTTTGATGGATCCATTCTAGAAATTGAAAGGATTCCAGACGAAGTGAAACAAATATTCCTGACGGCATTTGAAATCGAGCCTGAGTGGATTATTGAGTGTGCTAGCAGGCGGCAAAAGTGGATTGATATGGGGCAGTCTCTTAATCTCTATCTGGCTGAGCCAAGTGGAAAGAAGTTGAACGACATGTACACTATGGCTTGGAAGAAGGGACTAAAAACAACCTATTACCTCCGCTCTTTGGGTGCTACTCAAATTGAAAAATCTACAATGGATATAAACCGTCGAGGATTGCAACCACGGTGGATGAAGAATAAGTCAGCATCGTCGGAGATAAAAGTAGATAGGACAGAGGATAAGGGGGCTGCTGATAAACCATCATCGCCCGCAATGCCGAAGGAAGTCTGTAACCTCGATGGTGATTGCGAAAGCTGTCAGTAA